In Bacteroidia bacterium, one genomic interval encodes:
- a CDS encoding NAD(P)-dependent oxidoreductase, which translates to MSTIKIGILREEKVPHDKRVPFSPEQCKAIMSDYPGVDVVIQPCNYRAFRDDEYRREGIVLQEDLSDCDMLIGIKEVPKDKLIAGKKYLYFSHTIKKQPHNREMLKKIIEDKITLVDYECLVDDHENRIIGFGRYAGIVGAYNGIMAYGLKYGLFNLKAAHQSFGIEELHKELDSIKLPNIKIVITGGGRVANGAIETMGMLNIRKVTPFEFLNYSFREPVYVQLHSENYYERKDGSDFLKSDFYHYPEKYNCTFCDPGSYSSFTDLLVHCAYWNPNAAALFTKEDMRSPTFRISVIADVTCDINGSIPSTHRATTIDDKFYGYNPINEKEEEAFSTDTITVMSIDNLPCELPRDASEGFGKHLIERIIPLLIGDDKGNVIYRATIARNGELTPRFAYLTDYIS; encoded by the coding sequence ATGAGTACAATTAAAATAGGAATACTGAGGGAAGAAAAAGTTCCACACGATAAACGCGTACCATTTAGCCCTGAACAATGTAAAGCTATTATGTCAGATTATCCTGGAGTGGATGTTGTGATTCAACCTTGCAACTATCGTGCTTTCAGGGATGATGAGTATAGGAGGGAAGGAATTGTTTTGCAGGAGGATTTATCAGATTGCGATATGCTCATTGGTATCAAAGAAGTTCCTAAAGATAAACTAATTGCAGGTAAAAAATATCTCTATTTTTCTCACACTATAAAAAAACAACCGCATAATCGCGAAATGTTGAAGAAAATTATTGAGGATAAAATTACACTCGTTGATTATGAATGCTTAGTTGATGATCATGAAAACCGCATTATTGGTTTTGGACGTTATGCAGGTATTGTAGGGGCATACAATGGTATCATGGCCTATGGCTTAAAGTATGGACTGTTTAATTTAAAAGCTGCACATCAGAGTTTTGGTATTGAAGAATTGCATAAAGAGTTAGACAGTATTAAACTTCCGAATATTAAGATAGTAATTACAGGGGGTGGACGTGTTGCCAATGGTGCAATTGAAACAATGGGAATGCTAAACATTAGAAAAGTTACTCCTTTCGAATTTCTGAATTATTCATTCCGTGAACCGGTTTATGTTCAGCTGCATTCCGAAAATTATTACGAACGAAAAGATGGGTCTGATTTCTTGAAGTCCGACTTCTATCACTATCCTGAAAAATATAATTGTACGTTTTGCGACCCCGGATCATATTCTTCATTCACTGATTTATTGGTGCATTGTGCGTATTGGAATCCTAATGCTGCTGCACTGTTTACAAAAGAAGACATGCGTAGTCCGACATTCCGTATCAGCGTTATTGCTGATGTAACTTGCGATATTAACGGGAGTATTCCTTCTACACATCGTGCAACTACTATTGACGATAAATTTTATGGCTATAATCCCATAAATGAGAAAGAAGAAGAAGCATTCAGCACAGATACAATAACAGTCATGTCTATTGATAATCTTCCTTGCGAATTACCGCGTGATGCATCTGAAGGTTTTGGCAAGCATTTAATTGAACGCATTATTCCCCTTTTGATAG
- a CDS encoding tetratricopeptide repeat protein — translation MKKVILSVFLCILLGLYNVCTAIPIAGEEADVFSRDPDSLRHLLSIETDDTSKVKLYCNLMAVYIDEKLDSAFLFLEPALKLAESIQWKEGVASVKTEGGRLYWRKGKFEQALSYHYDALVHYIKKGEQANIGALITYIGQDYADWGKYPEALVYFNKADSIFRKTGDKRKLAGNYLLFGFVYQSQGRYSDAVKVNYKALKIFEELGDQYGKAIAIFNIGDAYKDLGNYENALKNYFEGVRVFEEVKDKFNLATVYVSIGNIYILKGDYDAATQNNKIAYSIAKGINNGYLIGTALQSLGEVYWQQLKYADALPYFLEAATAFRGVSDYFDLSLALSKVGSCQTQLKQYDAAKQSFNEAYLVAQNLDSRVPLSAYYQGSEVLDSATGNWEYAYKNYKQYISYRDSSNSTESTKKILEQQIKYENDKKDALLIVEQNRKSEVQRVVRNSIIAGALTMLVLLMVLYNRYKLKLRTNKKLQEAYDTLQKTQQQLVQQEKLASLGALTAGIAHEIKNPLNFVNNYSELSSELIDEFLEATDKEEQQEIGVHLKQNLLKITEHGKRADSIVKNMLKHSRTGSGDKQLTDINLICEEYLSLAYHGMRANVPDFNCELVFKLEPKLPMVNCVAQDISRVILNLITNAFDEVHECEKLKKESENFIPKIVLTTFSSMKIIDRVSKQVIKISVRDNGRGIPEELKQRIFEPFFTTKPTGQGTGLGLSLSYEIIESHGGVFEVNSKKGEGTEFVVVLPC, via the coding sequence GTGAAAAAAGTAATCTTATCAGTTTTTTTGTGTATTCTGCTAGGCCTATATAATGTATGCACAGCTATACCTATTGCAGGTGAAGAAGCCGATGTTTTTAGTAGAGATCCTGATTCACTTAGGCACCTTTTGTCTATAGAGACTGATGATACCTCAAAGGTTAAACTGTATTGCAACTTAATGGCAGTTTATATTGATGAAAAACTGGATTCTGCATTTTTATTTTTAGAACCTGCATTAAAGCTGGCAGAAAGTATTCAATGGAAGGAGGGTGTTGCCAGTGTTAAAACAGAAGGTGGACGATTGTACTGGCGTAAGGGAAAGTTTGAACAGGCTTTAAGTTATCATTATGATGCCTTGGTTCATTATATTAAAAAGGGTGAGCAAGCAAATATTGGAGCTCTCATCACCTACATTGGTCAGGATTATGCTGACTGGGGCAAATACCCTGAAGCTTTAGTTTATTTTAATAAAGCTGATTCCATTTTTCGAAAAACCGGAGATAAAAGAAAGCTGGCAGGAAACTATCTGCTCTTTGGGTTTGTCTATCAAAGTCAGGGCAGATATTCTGATGCTGTAAAAGTTAACTATAAAGCACTTAAAATATTTGAAGAATTAGGAGATCAGTATGGAAAAGCAATTGCAATATTTAATATTGGTGATGCATATAAGGATTTAGGAAATTACGAAAATGCGCTGAAAAACTATTTTGAAGGAGTCAGAGTTTTTGAAGAAGTGAAAGATAAGTTCAACCTTGCCACTGTTTATGTAAGTATTGGAAATATCTATATACTGAAAGGTGATTATGATGCAGCAACACAAAATAATAAGATAGCTTACTCAATTGCCAAAGGCATAAATAATGGTTATCTGATTGGTACTGCTTTACAGAGTTTGGGTGAGGTTTATTGGCAACAACTTAAATATGCAGATGCATTACCTTATTTTCTTGAAGCAGCAACAGCCTTCAGAGGGGTATCTGATTATTTTGATCTTTCACTGGCGTTAAGTAAGGTAGGAAGTTGCCAGACACAACTCAAACAATATGATGCCGCCAAGCAAAGTTTTAATGAAGCCTATCTGGTTGCCCAAAATCTTGATTCACGTGTACCGCTATCAGCCTATTATCAGGGATCAGAAGTGTTGGATAGTGCAACAGGTAATTGGGAGTATGCTTATAAAAATTATAAACAGTACATATCTTACAGAGACAGCTCGAATAGCACCGAGAGTACCAAAAAAATATTGGAGCAACAGATTAAATACGAGAATGATAAGAAGGACGCCTTGTTGATTGTGGAGCAAAACAGAAAAAGCGAAGTGCAGCGGGTAGTGCGAAATTCAATTATAGCAGGGGCATTAACTATGCTGGTTTTATTAATGGTGCTGTATAACCGATATAAGCTTAAACTTAGAACCAACAAAAAACTGCAGGAAGCTTATGATACTTTGCAAAAAACGCAGCAACAACTCGTTCAACAAGAAAAATTAGCTTCACTTGGCGCACTCACAGCAGGAATTGCACATGAAATTAAAAATCCACTCAATTTTGTAAATAATTATTCCGAACTGAGCAGTGAGTTAATTGATGAGTTTTTAGAAGCAACAGATAAAGAAGAACAACAGGAGATAGGAGTACACCTCAAGCAAAATTTGTTGAAGATTACCGAACATGGAAAACGAGCTGATAGTATTGTTAAGAATATGCTTAAACATTCACGTACCGGTAGTGGAGATAAACAACTTACAGATATTAACCTGATTTGTGAAGAGTATCTGAGTCTGGCGTATCATGGGATGAGAGCTAATGTGCCGGATTTCAATTGCGAATTAGTCTTTAAGTTAGAGCCAAAACTACCTATGGTTAACTGTGTTGCTCAAGATATTTCTCGCGTCATACTCAACTTGATTACCAATGCATTTGATGAAGTACATGAATGTGAGAAGTTGAAAAAAGAGAGCGAAAATTTTATACCAAAAATTGTACTGACAACATTTTCCTCTATGAAGATAATAGATAGAGTCAGTAAACAAGTAATTAAGATATCTGTTCGTGATAATGGAAGGGGAATTCCCGAAGAGTTAAAGCAAAGAATATTTGAGCCTTTTTTTACAACCAAACCTACAGGGCAAGGAACAGGACTTGGCTTGAGCCTGAGCTATGAAATAATTGAGTCGCATGGAGGTGTCTTTGAAGTTAACTCAAAAAAAGGAGAAGGTACAGAGTTCGTTGTTGTGTTGCCTTGTTAA